Within the Musa acuminata AAA Group cultivar baxijiao chromosome BXJ2-9, Cavendish_Baxijiao_AAA, whole genome shotgun sequence genome, the region TTCTAAGCCTCGTACAGTCTCACCAATGTGGTACAACTCTTACCTTCTCTATTTCGCTATGTTCGCACACACTTTTCTGGTGAATCTTCAATAATGGAAGAAGATAGATGTTATGAGCAAAGTTTTAAACATGGTTCGGATATGGTATTATCAGGCAATAGGTAATTTGTACCTTACCACTTGACATCATTAAATAAAGTTAAATCAAATTTGATTGATAATATCGGTACAACTAATATTTAAATCCTTAGTGGCATCAAGCTATATGTTTAATACCAGTGTCTGATAGGACCGATCGATTGACATAATCGATACAACTGATATTTAAGTTCTTTGTGATTATGAATGAATTACTCCCTGTTCTACTCAAGTCATGGTGATAAATCTTCAGAGAAATGCTGATTTattcctctctctttctttttttttctttttttttttctcttcccttCAGGTTGATGTACATATTTGCCCACCTGAGTAACACATCAATAggaatatatagatatacatctgCAGCAGCAGGTCCTTTGACTGATGACATCGGTTTTgctacaacaacaaaaaaaatgcaCTTGTCATTCGATGCCGAAAACATTATCATTATCTTGGAGAGAATCTTCTGTCCATTGAGAGGATCCAACTAAGATCAAGCACTTGCTGACTTCATCTCTATCACAAGCTATTATTGGTTTAATATTTGTAGTGATTCCTTGGAACCGTTCCAATATTAATTTTGGTTATATTAGATTGAATTTTAAGGATTCTTCAGTTGTTGCATTAATCACCTAATAATCATTTTATTGATGTGTCTCCAATCTCTTAAATTAAACACACAGCTTATGAGGTCTCATAGCTACTATTTGGAATAACCAAAACCCTTAAGAAAGATTTTGTTCAAATTTGGAAATTATAGGGTATTATTTGCATTTAGTTGATGAACAATCAAAAGGACAAATATGCTTAATTACATAGATTAGGATAAATTGTAAGAGTGAAGTATTTGTGTGCACTAATCATGCAGTCCTCCTAAATCCATTCTGTAAATATTTGCAAAAACCTGACTTGTTACCCCCAGTGAATTTGATCCgatatttattttaaatacaTTATTATTTTCATGAAATCTCTAAACTGACAGTTGTCATCCAAATTCCATTGATTTACCCATTAACACTTGCCTGTTTGTTCCTTCGTTCCACATGAACTATCGATTATTGTGCTTTTTATCCTTGTAAAGGCTGAAATTATCATATTAGACCGGAGAAATTTGAAGTATACTATTATATATCCATCCACATACCCAAATCCTTCACACGTGGCATCTAACAAATTAATTTATTGATTTaaactaaaaataaagatgtaaattACTTAAATACTCATAATGTacactaaattatatatatatagttatttgaAAGTTATAAGGGTAATTTGGttataaaaatctttttttttaatataaattatttattcacCCTCAAATATTAGTAGGAAGATCACAACCCTATATCTTTTATACAGTATGTCAAGttgaccaatatatatatatatatatatatatatatatatatatacacctccATATGAGTGTCATAAATAGTAGAAGATCAAAAGTTATTGTATTgatcaaaataatttaaattatttatgttaaaaaaaataaattattaagttaaaataaaatatatttacgaTATGTTTTGATTGTCTTTTACTTAAACTTCGGGAGCATCCTACTCTTCAAATTCGATTCAAGAAAACCCCCTAAGATCaccttaaaaataagaaaaactaaTTAAAATACTAATTTATAGCAATAAACTTGTCTGCTGGATTGAAGGATTGAGATTATCGAAATAAACATTATTGTTCcacttataaataaaattttatcattaCATTTATAAATAAACTATCTATCTTACACTCCAATATACAATTAACCTAAAAGATTGAAAACCTAAATCGAGCCAATGGAGTTACTATACTCTGTTTGTTGAATGATTAACGGAGTTGCACAAACAAACTTCTTAGCGTTGCACCCGTAAATAAACTATGTTAAATTCAATTCTGCAATTTATTTCGACATTAACCATATAGTCCGATCTGATATATGAAATCGAGTTTAACATAATTCATGTACTTGAAGTTTGTCGAACTCGTCTCCAAAATTTGAAGATAAAAATAATACacaaattataaatacttattttattggtttttttagttattttagaGATTTTTAAGTCAATTTGGTGGAAGGTGAACCAAATTCGGCTAACCTAAAATAGAGTTCAAGTGAATCGGTTCAACGGCTTTTGGAGCATTTATGGGTTGCACCCACCATAATTAATAAGACTTTTCTCGTTTAATTGCCGGTTACAAAACCTACTCGGGACTTCTGTGAGTTGAATttgaagtgtgtgtgtgtgtatatatatatatatatatatatatatatatatatatatatatatatatatataatttttatggagggattttttttaatcagatcgaaatattttttataaaataaaaaaaatagtcgATGTCTATTAACCCTGACTCTTAGGTTATTTAGACTGAATCAATTTGCTTGACATAAAACAAACTAAATTGATTtaataaaaacataaatatttaatttattctttttaagtcactacttttttttccttcaaattcTATTACACTGTCTCCTCCACTTCCACACAGTCTCCTCCCATTCCACCTCCACCATTTGGCTTCTTTCTCCTTACCCTCCTCTCTCTTAGTTTCCCTCTATCTCTACCTCCTCCTCCTTATTCTCCCACTTCAAAAATTAATTATcatacttttatatataaaaaaaatgatgataacatattaacatatcattctagtaatttatgagaaatttgaataggtttgataaaaattcatacaaaaattaatcactcaaaattcattaaaaaaagataataatatcagcATCTCATCCTAATAGTTCAAGAGAAGTTTTGATAGGCTTAATGAATTCAAAAAGTTAAACTCGAGTTATATTCTATCATAGATTCaacataaaaatatcatattttaaaaattaatcatcttaaattcatacaaaaattaaaaaaatgataataacatATTACCATCTCACCCTAATATTTCAAGAGAAATTTTGATATGTTtgatgaaaatttaaaaagttacacTCGAGTCATACTTGATTatagatttaataaaaaatatttttatttaaaaaattaatcactctaaatttatataataataataatatattaacatTTTACCCTAGTAGTCCATGAAAAGTTTGGATAGGTTTAATAAGAATTAAAAGAGTTATACTCCATCATAGattcattttattttaaaaattaattattctaaatttattgaaaaaaaaaataataataaacatattAGCATCTCACATTATTAGTTCAAGAAAAGTTTGGATATGTCTGATGAATTTAAAGAACTACACTTGATCATAGACTCAACACAAAATAtcttatttcaaaaaataataatcataaaaaataaaaaaagataataacatatTATTATCTCACCCAATGGTTCTAGAAAAGttttgatatatttgatgaaaattTAAAGAGTTATACTTATGTTACACTCAATCACATAttcaacttaaaaatattttatttaaaaattaatcactctaaatttatacaaaatagaaaaaataataatactaaacGTATTATCATCTCTCCTTAATAGTTTTAGAAAAGtttggataaaaatatattttcaacccaaaaataccttctaaaaaaattatcctaaaaaaattaaaaaaaaatgatgctaAATGTCTTAGAATAATAATATAGTAATAGTTCCgaaaaaattatgaaatgatttgataaaaatatattgattATGCTCGAATTACACTCATTCATAAATTTAGTAAGATTTGATCGGATCCATTTACATCGGACCTAACTCGATCCAAAATGCTCCAATCCAAATCACCTCGATCGAATCGAATCGAATCGAATCGACCCATAAAAAtatcatttaaaaataaatacataaaaaaCATCATCAATACGACCGGCTTTTTCTTGATAAATTGCCTATTTAGAAGGGAAAAAAAAGCACAAATCACGACCTTTACATATATGCAATTTTGCCAACCCTCGCACCGTCTCCTACacgactctctctttctctctctctctctctcttcactgtCATGGAGGCGCTTGTCTGCATGAAGCTCGGTGATCCCACCGTCCCCATGACCTCCGATTCGTCCCCGATCGCGGCGGTCACCAAATTCCACCCCGTCCCCGCGATCTCCTCCTCGACCTCGGTCCGAGTCCGGATCCGGGCCACGAGCCTCAACTTCGCCAATTACCTCCAGATACTGGGCCGTTACCAGGAGAAGCCCCCCCTCCCCTTCATCCCGGGCTCCGACTACTCCGGCGTCGTCGAATCCGTCGGAAGCGGCGTCTCCAGGTTCAAGGTCGGGGATAAAGTTTGCTCCTTTGCTGCCCTCGGGTCCTTTGCCGAGTTCATTGTCGTCGACGAGAAAGACCTGTGAGCTCTCTTTTGCTTGCCCTCTCTCTGATGCTCGACTTTTCGATTCATTTTGACTAGGTTTTCTTTATAAGAAAGGGTGATTCGATGATGGAGGAACTCAACTCTTCAATCCTCAGGGATTCATTTCGAGCGAAAAGATTAGTATTTTGTGTGGTGTCGCATATAGTTGACTGCGTCGTGTCGAAAATTTGGAGGGCTATTTTGTTGAATATTTCTTATGCCATTTAATTTTatgcataaaaatataaatcCTAATTAAGCACTACCCCAGAATTTCATAGTCGTTTACACTCTAATGATGTCAGAATACATATATAAAACATGAACTTAGTGGAAAATAAACCAACAGTCCTTTTTCATGCTTTCAAGTAATTTAGAGAAAGAACATCAAATTATTGTTATGAAGAATTTCAGGAAGCTTATGATCATAATCAAAACTTAATTATTGGGAATTTATTGATCATTGGTCGGGGTTATGATTATGCATTGCTTATTCGAtggaatcagtgatttaaaaagcgctaggcgccaaaaggcgccaaggtccaaaaacgcccgaggcgttagGCGCTCGAAGCTCGcccaggtgctcgcccgagcgaagcgagacgctaaactataaaaatatataatataattaataaatataattatttaaaattttaaattaaaatatgttattaaattaagaaaatctattaacagtattgaaaattaataattttaaataaacctaacaatattaacaatatatagtatattgtatactgttaacagaaggagaagaaggaagtgtaagggggtgctgagtctgttgactgagaaaagaggaagcggcagcggcagcggagtgtaaggaggcagcggcgatagcggcgagcagcgggaagcgcgagcggcgacagcggcagcgtttgcgagtagcgacagcggcgagcaacgacagtaggagcaggagcgggagagggagtaggagcggcgagcagcgggaggcgcgagcggcgacaacaACAGAATTTGCGAGCAGCgatagcgggagcgggagcaggagtggcaagcagcgacagaggcagcgtttgtgagtagtgacagcggcgagcagtggcagcgggagcaagagcaggagtggcgagcagcgggaggcacgagcgacgatagaggcagcgtttgtgagcagtgacagcggcgagcagcgggaggcgcgagcgacgacagaggcagcgtttgcgagcagcgacagcagcgagcagcgagatcgggatcgggagtcgcagcggcgagggttagggttgggttctcacttatatcaattttagttggttcgattgaaccaactaaccatcagagaccgaaccaggaccgaaccagacctaaaatcctggttcggtcgccttggttaacccaggcgctcgcccgaagcgcccagcgcctgagaGATTAGCGAGGCCCTCGGGCCTCGCCTcatctcgcccgagcgcctaggtgagcgcccgagcgcctttttaaatcactggatggAAGTAGTTGCAAGTTGATAATAAAATGCTGAACATGTGCTTTGTTGACTACCCAAGCTCACTTCAGGTTTCTTAGACAAAATTTGATTAATCAGATCGATCTAATCTTGTTGCTACATGGGTTCTGGAGACAGATTCTTAGTGCCCGAGGGATGTGACCtaattgctgctgctgctttacCTGTTGCTTTTGGGACTTCACATGTAGCTCTTGTTCATAGAGCACAACTAAAACCTGGTCAGGTTTGTCTTTCTCTAAAtattttcttatctttttatcAGTTCAATTTAACTAGTGGTACTTGAACTGAAGTCAAACCTCATTAATCtttcatattaagatagaatattttttttttttgcatttatgAGATTAGCTTCTTGCAGTGTCGTGCTTAaattgattaaattcattttgagTCACTGGATCTACATTTCTAATATCCGAAAAATCATGGCAAGATGTGTACaaagaataaaataatattttaaaagtaAATAATCTGAGAAAAAAACATGATACTATCTTAGATTTCAGACTGATAATCTGAGTCTAGTTTTTCCTTTTTATTCCAAAAATCAGTAGGTATATGTTGTTGCAATTTCTCCGTTCTGTTGCAATTACTTTGTTCTAGATTTTATTGGAGAGAGGACAAGTTTCTAAGATGAAGAAGAGCCCATGAGCTAAATGCATCATATTCAATGATGAGCAGCCACATTCAGAAATGAAAATCATCAATTGTCGCTTGCTGATAAAGTTAACGCTATAATACTTCCAAACAAAAAGTATTCTGTACCATTAGAAAGAAGAAGCTTTGCACCATATTATATGATGTTGTTGACTTGGTAGGTAATGTTTGAAGATATTGTAAACGAAAATGTATATAACAGGACAGGACATCTTGGACCAACAAAGAAATATGGTCATGTTTTAGTGAAAAAGGGGCATGATCTGAGAAAGCATAATAAGTGGAATCAGGCTTTGAtaaattaagaaaaattataGATGGACATAAGAATTGCAAGAAACAGAATACACGTTGAATGAGCTGGTTTGTGAGAACATATATCGCATCATCCCTGAACAAGAGTCGGGTACAGAATACTGCAACATAAAGCATAGTCATTTtgtttcttgtttttgccaactgTAAAATCATATTGTTGCTTACaagcatgctaactacaataaccaAAACCTTTACGACATCTTAAAGCTTTGGTTTTCTGTGTTAAATTTTCAATACTTAATATGCACAATCACATGCTTTTCTGGTTTACCAATGATTTTTGCAACTAATAGCGAATGGGACAAGCCAACTACAACTTATCTGTCACAAACAAGATCAACAATTGTAACTCGTCTGCCACACAAACAATACCAACATTATATCTTTAAGatgattaacaccaaaaaagtatGGAAAATTGTAGGTACTGCTTGTCCTTGGTGCCGCTGGTGGTGTTGGTATTTCAGCTGTGCAGATAGGAAAAGTTTGTGGGGCAATTGTTATTGCTGTTGCAAGGTTAGTTTGAAATCCAAGCATTACGATGTTGCATTTATTGAGTCTTTTTTCTGTAATACGATTTGCTTGTCTCAGAGTCAAGGAATACATCTAAAGTTCATCTGAACACCAAATTTCAGGGGTGATGAAAAGGTGCAATTTCTCAAGTCGCTGGGTGTCGATTATGCCGTTGACTTGGGAAAGGGGAACATCATTGAAAGTGTGAAGAATTTCCTCAAGTCGAGAAATCTGAAAGGAGTTGATGTTCTATATGATCCAGTTGGGGGTAAACTTACAAAAGAGTGCATGAAGCTTCTTAACTGGGGCGCAAATATTCTTATCATTGGATTTGCAAGTGGTGAAGTTCCAGTCATCCCAGCAAATATTGCTCTTGTGAAGGTAGCGATCATAGATTATCTACACGAATTGGATATGGACGGCCACATCTTTTTCATGGATTTACTGTTCGTTGTGATTGTTTGTTCATGGTTTTGCATTTTTTTAAGGTTTAACTATGCTTTTTGATGCCTAGTCAATTTTTATTATCTTCTGGTAATTATGGTTGAATTTCTAGTGGCTAACATAAGTTTCAATTTTAAACCAATAGATTAGTTATGTAATAATCTTGCTGATTAAACAAAATTTCAACATTTTTTGTATGGAGCATTGTGATGAAGGTAGGTATGTGTTGCCAAAGAAGTGTGTTTTTTTAACCAATTTCAGTATACAAATGTATGCAATTTAAATAAGGTTCCACCTTTTTGTAGTATAAATGGGTGCAGGGTGTCGATTTCTAGTGTTTGAAAGAaagtttgttctttttcttgatcattggtaatttcttgtttttctttaaagaatatatgTTAgtgataacttattatcttgtgcAATTTGCTCCAGAACTGGACAGTTCATGGACTTTATTGGGGCAGCTACAAACTGCATCAACCACATATCCTAAGAAATTCTCTTGAGGAGCTGCTATCCTGGTTGTCAAAGGGGTTGTTAACTGTTCATATATCTCATTCCTATAGTTTATCACAGGTATCAACTCATGTTAACTTGGTTTAGACAAGAATATCTTCTGTAGTTGAACGTGATATTCTTGTCTAAACCAAGTTGAATGTATTTCATTTATATGATGTCTTAGCTAAGAATTGTAAAGTAAAATCCATGAGAAAGTTGAAAGTTCTCTAGATCATCAGAACAGCTGTTGCaatttgcaagatattgatgcagAATTATTCATTTGTTTTTTACCATGTCATTGTAAGCTTGCTTCGAGGACAGATACCTGTCCTGAGTCACTGACAATCATCTTGGGCACCATTTTATGCAGTTGAAaccttttaataaaataaaatctgcACAGCCAATAAAATCACTTGCCTATTTTGGTAGTCTGTTATTTACCAtctctcttaatttttttttgcagCTTTGCTGGTTATGTATCGAAGAGACTCACGTACCCTGTTCTTTTTCAATTGACAGGCAGATCTGGCTTTTGCTGCTATTAAAGATAGGAAAGCCATTGGCAAGGTGATGATTGCTTTAGGGGGCTCCACTGCAGGAAGATCAAAGCTCTGATATGCCACAGGATTGTAACAGGTAGCAGCAGATGGTGCAGCACAAATGATCTCTGTAATAAATGCAGGTAAACCTTTGTTGTTTGTTCGCAACTTCGTTAAATGATTCCGGGTTACTGCATTTTAAGATTCCTATGTCGCTGGATATAAAGTGAATACTGAAAACTCCAATGCCGCATAATCGATGAAAGTTATTTATATAACATGGAGACTTTCCAACCACCTCTCATGTTTCTTTTAACATATATTAATCTTCGTTCGTGTAATCATTATTGTATTGTTTGGCGTGCCAGATACCCTAGTGATCCTCACAATGTTGTGGGAGCTGCAACTATATTTCAGTGGGATTTAGATCGAGGTTTTTCACATTGTTATAATGGTTGGTTGTTGTGTTGGTTGCTTTCGATACAACAATCGTCAATAACTGAATCTATCGAGTGGTGGCCTCTGTGAAGGACTTGTGGTAAGTTAATTTGGCCTCCTCTTAAAGGATCAGCTAATGTGGAGTGTCTCAAGAAACGAACTCCATGTCCTTTCATTGTGGTTTAGTATAAATATTGCTCAGCACTGATGATGGATCATGCAGTTTGATATTATGCTCATTTTTATTCGTTTGTTATTTGATTTAGAGATATTAAACGGTAAAATCAATATATCATCCAAGATCTTGTTCTCGTAATTATGTAAAAGATCGTTGAAATGGATATCACACAGAGTTTTAGAGTCTTGCTTTACATGGATAAATAATGAAAGAAAATACTTGTAGTAGGTTCGTATGTCACTTCAAGGTCTTATTATTTGATTTAGTGGCTTTAGATTGTAAAAATTGATGTCATCATAAGATTGCTGAAATGGGTTTCGATTTGAAAATTAAaatctttcttaaaaaaattactgTGACAAGACATTGAtcgtttaaaatataatatacatGTGTTAAGGTGGCATTGATACTACAATGACAATTAGTATAAGCAAGATCGAACGTCCTACTAGAAATTAATACGAGTGATTATGATTCTGCGGTCATCTTAATAGAGATTCTATTTCATTATATTTGTATTgacattattattttcttttgggGCATCATTCTGCCAGTGAATAGAGCTATTTAAATGCAAAAAAAACATGGCATGATCAACAAGAAATGAATCGATATATCAGCAGATCACCAGTATCAGATGAAGTTGCACTTACTTCGGAAGGTTTTTACAAAGGTAAAAAGGAAGGGTCAAATCACGGTCAGGTGTGCAGATTGAGCACAGCAATCCGCCAAGTTGCGTACATTTCAGTGGCTGATGGCAAT harbors:
- the LOC135623209 gene encoding uncharacterized protein LOC135623209, whose product is MEALVCMKLGDPTVPMTSDSSPIAAVTKFHPVPAISSSTSVRVRIRATSLNFANYLQILGRYQEKPPLPFIPGSDYSGVVESVGSGVSRFKVGDKVCSFAALGSFAEFIVVDEKDLFLVPEGCDLIAAAALPVAFGTSHVALVHRAQLKPGQVLLVLGAAGGVGISAVQIGKVCGAIVIAVARGDEKVQFLKSLGVDYAVDLGKGNIIESVKNFLKSRNLKGVDVLYDPVGGKLTKECMKLLNWGANILIIGFASGEVPVIPANIALVKNWTVHGLYWGSYKLHQPHILRNSLEELLSWLSKGLLTVHISHSYSLSQADLAFAAIKDRKAIGKVMIALGGSTAGRSKL